Within the Thermanaeromonas toyohensis ToBE genome, the region GGTCCGCAAAGCCCGCTCCTACGGCTTCCCCTTCAACGTTTATGTGGACGACGAACTGTATGTGGAGGATGTTCGCCCCGAAAACCGGGCTTATGCTGATCAGGCCCGGGTACCTTTGCACAGGGTTGATGATATTTTAGCCTTCTTAAGAAAGGAACCTATTAAATTTGTAGCCCTCCATCATGGTCCAGAGTTAGATAAACTGGAGGAGGAGATACGGAGGGAACTAGGGGAAAGCGTATATATAACCCGCTCCTTTCCCCATTTCTTAGAAGTTATTAGCCGGGAAGCTAGCAAGGCCAAAGGGCTGGCTATCCTAGCCCACCTCTTAGGGATAAGTCCTAAAGAAATTATGGTTATAGGCGATAGTTTCAATGATCTAGATATGTTCCATTTTGCTGGGTTGGCCGTAGCCATGGGCAATGCACCACCGGCTGTCCAGGCCCAAGCCCATTATGTGGTAGGTACTAACGATGAGGGCGGAGTAGCCGAAGCTTTAACTAAATTTATCCTAGAGAGGTAAAGGCTTTTATGGATAAGGGTGAGGAATGGCGTCTGGTAATTGTGACAGGTTTATCGGGAGCTGGTAAAACCCAAGCTATACGCTCCCTGGAGGATTTAGGCTTTTTTTGTATTGATAATCTACCCCCTTCCTTAGTACCTGGGTTGGTAGAACTGCTAAGCAAACAGGGACCTGGTCCAGAGGAGAATAAAAAAGTAGCTTTAGTTATGGATATCAGGGGAGGCAAGTTTTTTGAAGGTCTGGAGGAAGCTCTAGATTACCTTGATGAGCAGGGCTTCCCCTACGAAATCTTATTTTTAGAAGCTTCGGATGAGGTTCTGGTCCGGCGGTATAAGGAGACGAGGCGGCGCCACCCCCTAGCAGGGGAAAGCATCTTGGAGGGAATTTTAGAAGAGCGCCGGCGTTTAGAAAGTATTAAGGAACGGGCGAGCAAAGTTATCGATACCTCAGAACTTACACCCCGTCAGCTTAAAGAAGAAATAGCTGAATTATTTGGTGCCCAGAGGCAGAAGCTGACCGTAACAGTGGTGTCCTTCGGATATAAGTACGGTTTACCCTTAGATGCCGATTTAGTTATGGACGTCCGTTTTTTACCTAACCCTTATTATAACCCGGCCTTACGCCCCTTTACAGGCCACGATCGGTGTGTGGCTGATTTTGTCTTAAGCTCTCCTGCTACCCAGGAGTTTTTGCATAAGTTTATGGACTTATTACGTTTTCTTATTCCCAGCTATATTAAAGAGGGTAAATCGCATCTCGTGATAGCTATAGGT harbors:
- a CDS encoding Cof-type HAD-IIB family hydrolase, which translates into the protein MSPIKLVALDLDGTLLDSTFNVESRAREVIRQVQERGVGVTLATGRMFRSALPFAQALSLKLPLIVYHGALIKNPVSGEVVWERLLPLSIVEFLVRKARSYGFPFNVYVDDELYVEDVRPENRAYADQARVPLHRVDDILAFLRKEPIKFVALHHGPELDKLEEEIRRELGESVYITRSFPHFLEVISREASKAKGLAILAHLLGISPKEIMVIGDSFNDLDMFHFAGLAVAMGNAPPAVQAQAHYVVGTNDEGGVAEALTKFILER
- the rapZ gene encoding RNase adapter RapZ is translated as MDKGEEWRLVIVTGLSGAGKTQAIRSLEDLGFFCIDNLPPSLVPGLVELLSKQGPGPEENKKVALVMDIRGGKFFEGLEEALDYLDEQGFPYEILFLEASDEVLVRRYKETRRRHPLAGESILEGILEERRRLESIKERASKVIDTSELTPRQLKEEIAELFGAQRQKLTVTVVSFGYKYGLPLDADLVMDVRFLPNPYYNPALRPFTGHDRCVADFVLSSPATQEFLHKFMDLLRFLIPSYIKEGKSHLVIAIGCTGGQHRSVTLANKIGELLKHEDFRVIVKHRDVVRASSSRRR